The Phaseolus vulgaris cultivar G19833 unplaced genomic scaffold, P. vulgaris v2.0 scaffold_112, whole genome shotgun sequence genome window below encodes:
- the LOC137817535 gene encoding uncharacterized protein produces the protein MPVLGEVHTIARGFSGGGPTASQQKKYARGVNSIEERISGNPWESDLVFTRTNLQDVVPHDNDSVVISVVTVGKKVHKVLVDQGSSADVMFWSTFNKLRLSLDVLRPYTGCLYGFADNQVEVGGYLELRTTFSDGAASRTEKIRYLVINSNSAYNILLGRLALNRLNAVASTRHMKMKLPDLSGKVIVIESD, from the coding sequence atgcctgtcCTTGGCGAAGTCCACACCATCGCTCGTGGCTTTTCCGGGGGAGGACCCACTGCGTCCCAACAGAAGAAATATGCGAGGGGGGTCAAttcgattgaagaaagaatctcgggtaacccgtgggagtcagacctcgtgttcacaAGGACGAATCTACAGGATGTTGTGCCGCACGATAATGActccgtggtcatttcggtcgtCACGGTCGGCAAAAAGGTGCACAAGGTTCtagtcgaccaaggaagctccgcagatgttatgttctggtcgacattcaacaagttgcggTTGTCTCTTGACGTTTTGagaccctacacagggtgcttatatgggttcgctgacaaccaggtggaagtagGAGGCTACCTGGAATTGAGGACGACATTCTCGGATGGAGCGGCCTCACGTACCGAAAAAATTAGGTACTTAGTCATAAACTCcaattcagcctacaacatcttgttgggaagACTGGCTTTGAAcaggctgaacgcagtagcctccacgcgccacatgaagatgaagctgccggatctCAGTGGCAAAGTGATCGTCATCGAGTCAGATTAG